The Microbacterium trichothecenolyticum sequence GTCGGCGGTGTCGGTGCGCGCGGTGAGCATGATGATCGGGATGCCGGACTCCGCGCGCACGCGGGTGCAGATCTCGATGCCGTCGACGCCCGGGAGCATCAGATCGAGCAGGATGAGGTCGGGGCGCTCGGTGCGCCACGCTTCGACGGCCTGGGCTCCGTCGGCGCAGAAGGCCGTGTCGAATCCTTCGGTGCGCAGCACGATGCCGATCATCTCGGCGAGCGCGGTGTCGTCGTCGACCACCAGGATCCGTGAAGTCATTCGGGTGTACGTCTTCCGTCTCGAACCCGTTCGGAACGGGCAGCGTGCCCGGGGTGAGGGCGCGTTGCTGTCGAGAGTAGTCGACCAGCCTGCGATGGGGCCGAGCGTGTCGGGGGTGTATGACACGATGAGGGCACTGCCGCGCACCGAGGAGGCATCACCGTGACCGCGTATCCGACTTGGACTCCGGCCTCGCGCCCCGGCATCGTTCCCCTGCATCCGTACGGGTTCGCCACGATCCTCGGTCGATCCTTCACCGCGCTGCGGCACAACCCGAAGGTGCTGCTGGGCTTCGCGCTGGTGGTGCAGGCGGTGGCCTACGTGGTGCTGACCGCGGCCGTGGCTGCCGTTGCCGCGGCGAGCTACTCCCGGCTCGACACCGTGCCGTTCGACAGCGACGAGTACGGCGCGATCCTCGCCGGCTCGACCGTGCTGACGGGGGCCGCGGCTCTCGGGCTCAGCGTGCTGGTCGGCGCTCTCAGCGTGATCGTGCAGGGCGTCGTCGTATCGGAGGTCGCCCACGCCGTCGTGGCCGAGAAGCCGACGCTGAAAGCGGTGTGGGCACGGGTGCGCCCGGTCGTCTGGCGTCTGATCGGCTACAGCGCGCTGGTCGTGCTGGCCGGCGTCGTCGTGATCGGCGTCCTCGCGGGCATCGTGACGCTCCTGGTCATCTCCGTCGTGTGGGTCGGCATCGTCGTCGGCGTGCTGCTCCTGCTCGCGCTGATCCCGCTGTACCTCTGGCTCAACACCAAGCTCTTCCTCGCCCCCTCCGTGATCATCCTCGAACGGGCCGGCATCGTCGCGGGCATCGCTCGCTCCTGGCGACTCACCCGCGGGCGATTCTGGCCGACCCTGGGGGTGATCGTCATCATCTCTCTCGGCTTCGGCGCCATCGCCCAGATCATCTCGATCCCGTTCAGTCTGGTCGGGGGACTGCTGCCCGTGATCGTCGCTCCCACGGGGACCGACGAGGCCGGCGCGCTCGTGGGGAGCCTCGCGGTGCAGGTCGTCGGTCAGCTCGGGGTCGTGCTCGTGCAGTGCATCGCACTGGTGGTGCAGTCGACCTCCGCCGCACTCGTCTACGTCGACGCACGTATGCGCACAGAGGGTCTCGATCACGACCTGCACGCCTACGTCGAGGCCCGCGACGCGGGGGCCGCAGAGCTGGGCGATCCGTACCTCGTCGGGGTGGGCCGCATCGTCGCGCATCCGGCACCGGCGCCCGTCGACACGACACCGCCCTCCACCGGGTACGCCGCCCCCGCCGGGGCGTACGAGCCCACCGCCACTCCCCCGCAGGGGGGCACGCCCGTCGCACCCGAGCCTGCGCCCACGTCATGGGCCCCGCCCGGGTCGCGAACAGAGGGATGACGCCCGCCCTCGCCGCGGTCACCGCGGTGTTCCCCCTGCTTCCCGACCCCGACCAGGCCCGGGAATGGGCCGAGCGCGAGCTGAACGACCCCGCCTACCGCGCCGCCGAGCCGACCATCATCGACCGCGCGTCTCAGGCCGTCGCGTCGTTCATCCGCGACCTGCTGACCCCGTCGGACGGCGCCGACTGGGGACCCCCGGCACTCATCGTGCTCGCGATCCTGCTGGCCGGCGGTGTCATCGTCGCGCTGCTGATCTGGGGACGTCCCCGACGCGTGGTGCGGGCAGGGCCCGCCGCTCGCGCCCTCTTCGACGGCGACGACGTGCGCTCGGCCGACGAACTGCGTCGTGAGGCCACCGAGGCGGCTGCCCGGGGGTCGTGGGACACGGCCATCGTGCTGCGCTTCCGCGCGCTGGCCCGTGGACTCTTCGAGCGGGGCTTGGTCGACCCGCCGCCGGGAGCGACCGCGCGCGCGTTCGCCCGCGCGGCGGGTGCGGCCCTGCCGGCGTTCGCCGTCTCGATGGATACCGCCGCGGCGAGCTTCGACGACGTGCGCTACCTCCGCCGCCCCGGGACCGCCGAGGGGTATCGCGCGATCGCCGAGCTCGACGACGCCACGATCCGTGCCCGGGCTCTCACCGACGGTGCGGTCGCCGCGCCATGAGTGCCACGACAGCACCCTCGCGGGCGCGCACGGGCCGACGCGGCGCGCTCGGCTGGATCGCGCTGGTGATGGCCCTCGCCCTGGTCGCCCTCGTCGGTGGTTCGCTCGTCTACGGCGGTTACCAGCGGCGTGCCGTGCTCGACCCCGATTCAGCCGGGCCCGACGGCACGCGTGCGCTCGTGCGCGTACTCGAGCAGCAGGGCGTGCGGGTCACCATCGCCCGCGATCGTGCGGCAGCCGCGCGCGCGCTGGCCGCCCCCGACGCGACGCTGGTGATGCGCGATGCCCCCATGCTCTCCGACGCGGCACTGCGCGATCTCGCCGCGAGAGCCCGCCACACCGTCCTCGTCGAGCCGCGCTCGCGAGCCCTCGACGTGCTGATGAACGGCTCATCGCTGGGTGGCATCGCCCGGGACGAAGCGGTCGCTCCGGCCTGCGAGGTGCCCGCCGCGCGCCGAGCGGGCGACGCGCGAGCGACGGAACTGCTCGTCCCCGGCATCGGAGTGACGGGGTGCTACCCCGTGGACGGCGAGTTCGCGCTGCTGACGCGGGAACGCGACGGGCGCACCGTCACCGCGCTCGACGGGCTCGCGGTGCTCACCAACGCCGCTCTGCCCCTCGACGGCGACGCGGCGCTGGCGATCGGCGTGCTGGGGCAGAGCGAGACCCTCGTCTGGTACGTGCCCTCGCCGAGCGACGCCGACGAGGGCACCGCCGCACCCACACTGGCCGAGCTGACGCCCTCGTGGGTGACGCCCTCGATCCTTCTCCTGCTCACCGCCGCCCTTGCCGCCGCCATCTGGCGCGGGCGCCGGTTCGGTCCGCTCGTCACGGAGCGTCTGCCCGTGACGGTGCGGGCCAACGAGACCACCGAGGGGCGCGCGCGCCTGTATGCGGCGTCGGGCGACGCCGCGCACGCGCTCGGCGAGCTGCGTCGCGCCGCGCGGGTCCGGCTCGGCCGTCTGCTGGGCCTCGCGGCGCACGCACCCGCCGTCGACGTCGCGGATGCGGTGGCCGACCGCCTCCGTGCCGACCGTTTCGTCGTCCGCGGCATCCTCGTCGATGACATCCCCCGCACAGATCGCGAGCTCGTCGCGGCCGCCGATCGACTCCGAGACCTCGAGGCGAGCGTGCGCGCCGCCGTCCGAACCGAAGGGACCACCCGATGACCGACTCCCCCGAGACGCCGACGACGACCCCGACGCCGGACGCGACCACCGACGCCCCTGGCCACGACGTGCTGCGCGAGTCCATGCACCGGGTGCGTCTCGAGGTCGGCAAGGCCGTCGTCGGGCAGGACGGCACGGTCACCGGGCTGCTGATCGCTCTGCTGGCGCGCGGCCACGTTCTGCTCGAGGGCGTGCCGGGTGTCGCCAAGACGCTGCTGGTGCGCTCGTTCAGCCGCGCCCTGGGCCTCGATACCCACCGCGTGCAGTTCACCCCCGACCTCATGCCCGGCGATGTCACCGGCTCGCTCGTATACGACGCGCGTGCCGGCGAGTTCGAGTTCCGCGCGGGTCCGGTCTTCACCCACGTGCTGCTCGCCGACGAGATCAACCGCACGCCGCCGAAGACCCAGGCGGCCCTGCTCGAGGCGATGGAGGAGCGACAGGTGTCTTCCGACGGGGTGAGTCGTCCGCTTCCCGACCCCTTCCTCGTCGCCGCCACGCAGAACCCCATCGAGCACGAGGGCACCTACACCCTGCCCGAGGCCCAGCTCGACCGCTTCCTGCTGAAGCTGGTCGTCGACCTGCCGGGCCGCGACGCGGAGGTCGACGTGCTCCGTCGCCACGCGAGCGGCTTCGATCCTCGGCGCCTCGACGAGGCCGGTGTCGCCCCGGCCATCACCGGGCCCGAGATCCTCGCGGCCCAGCGCGCCGCGGCATCCGTCGCCGTCGACGACGACGTGCTCGGCTACGTCGTGGATCTCGCGCGCGCCACCCGGCAGAGCCCCTCGGTGCTGCTGGGCGTGAGCCCGCGCGCGACGACCGGGCTGCTCGCCGCGGCGAAGGCGTGGGCCTGGCTCAGCGGATACCCGGCCATCACCCCCGACCACGTACAGACCATGCTCGTCCCCGTCTGGCGGCACCGCATCCGCCTGCGACCCGAGGCGGAGATCGAGGGCGTATCCGTGGATGCCATCCTCACCTCCGTGCTGCAACAGACGCGCGTGCCCCTCTGATGGTCGTCACCGGCCGCCTCGCCCTGCTCGTCGCTCTCGGCGTCGTCCCCCTCGTGCTGCTGAGCACGGCGGGCACCCCGGCGTGGGCGGTCGCCGGAGGGTGGGTCGTGCTGTGCGGGGCGCTCGCGGCGACCGACGCGTTCCTCGCCGCCGACCCGCGTCGCGTCGAGGTCACCCGCTCGCTTCCCGAGCGGGCGCTGCGCGACGAGCCCGTCGTCGGCGAACTGCGCGTGCGCAACCTCGGCACCCGCACGCTGCGGGCGCTCGTGCGCGACGCGTGGCAGCCGACGGCCGGGGCTCCCGAGGAGCGCATGACGTTCACGGTGCCGCCGGGCGAGCGCCGCACGGCGACATTGCCGCTTCTCCCCCGCCGGCGCGGCGAGCTGCGCAGCGCGTTCGTCGTCGTGCGCTCGGCCGGCCCTCTCGGCATCGCGGGGCGGCAGGCCGTGGTCGACGCCCCGGGCCGCATCCGCGTTCTGCCGCCGTTCACCTCCCGCCGTCACCTCCCCTCGCGGCTGGCGCGCCTGCGCGAACTCGACGGGAACACCACGCTGCAGGTACGCGGGCAGGGCACGGAGTTCGACAGCCTGCGCGAGTACGTCCGCGGCGACGACGTCCGCTCGATCGACTGGCGCGCGACGGCGCGCGCGGGAACGACCATGCTGCGCACGTGGCGCCCCGAACGAGACCGGCACGTCGTCATCGTGATCGACACGGGCCGTACCGCCGCCGCCCGCGTGGGCGACGGGGTGCGCCTGGATGCCGCGATGGAGGCCGCTCTGCTGCTGTCGGTGCTCGCGACACGCGCCGGCGACCACGTGCACCTGCTGATGTTCGACCGGGTGACACGGGCGCGCGTCACCCGTGTCGACGGCGCGCAGCTGCTGCCGAGGGTGGTCGATGCGATGGCCGGTGTGGATCCGCAACTGATCGACACCGACTGGGATGCCGCGTTCGCGCAGGTCCGGGCACTTGCGATGCGTCCGGCGCTCGTCGTGCTGCTCACCGCAGCCGACGACCCCGAGGCCGCGCGCGCCTTCCTCGCGTCGCTGCCGGCCGTCGCCGCCCGCTCGCGCCTGCTCGTGGCCACGGCGACCGATGGCCCGGGCGAGGTACCCGAGCATCACGATGCCGCCGATGTGTACGCCGCCGCCGCGATCGAACGCGCCCGTCACGACGCCGACCGGGTGCGTGGCGGAGTGGTCCGCGCCGGCGGAGACGCCGTCTCGGCGTCGGCCGACGACCTGCCGCCGCTGGTCGCCGACCGCTATCTCGCGCTCAAGGCGGCCGGTTGGCTGTAGCACACCGGTCCCCATGCAGCCCGCGACATACGTCGCGGCTTATCCTGGGGGGTACCCTTCGAGCCGTCCGCGCGTCCCCTCCGTGCCCGGCTGCGCCGTCTACGCACAGGATGCGGGAGAACTCTTGCCAGGAAACGCCACGACCCGCTTCGACGATGTGGCCCTCGTATCGGTGGCGAGCGTCCTGCCCGGCCGGGTGACGACGTCGGATGACATCGAGGACCGCCTCGCTCCCGCTCTGCACCGGCTGAAGCTGAAGCCGGGTCTGCTGCGACGGGTCGCGGGCGTGAATGAGCGCCGCAACTGGGCCGCGGGGGAATCCTCCGACGAGGCGACGATCGCCGCGGGCAAGCAGGCGCTCGCCGAGGCGGGCGTCGATCCCCGCGAGGTCGGCCTCATCATCAACACCTCCGTCACGCGCAAGCATCTCGAGCCCTCGGTGGCCGTTCGACTGCACCACGGACTGGGTCTGCCGAGCTCGGCGATCAACTTCGACGTCGCCAATGCCTGCCTCGGGTTCATCAACGGCATGAGCCTGGCCGCCGGCATGATCCAGTCCGGCCAGGTCAAGTACGCCCTGATCGTCAACGGTGAAGATGCCGACGAGATCCAGGTCAACACGATCAACCGGCTCGTCCGCGAGGATCTCGACCGCGACGCGTTCATGCAGGAGTTCGCCTCGCTCACCCTCGGCTCGGGCGCTGCCGCGGCCGTGCTCGGCCGCGCGAGCGACCACCCCGAGGGTCACCGCCTCGTCGGCGGCGTCACCCGCGCGGCGACGCAGTTCTATGACCTCTGCGTCGGCAGCGTCGACGGCATGTTCACCGACGCGAAGGCCCTGCTCAAGGGCGGGCTCGACCTCGTGGTCTCGGCCTGGAAAGAGGCCAAGGGCGAGTTCTCGTGGACCGGCATGGACCGCTACATCACGCACCAGGTGTCCTCCGTGCACACCTCCGCGATCGTGCGCGCCGCCAAGCTCGACCGCAGCCGGGTTCCCGTGACCTACCCGCACCTGGGCAATGTGGGTCCGGCATCCATCCCCATCACCCTCGTCGACGAGCAGAAGACGCTGCGCCGCGGCGACCGCGTCCTGCTGATGGGAGTGGGCTCCGGGCTGAACACCGGCATGCTGGAGCTGGCCTGGTGAGGGTCACCGCCCTCGACGCGACCCTGCCCCCCGCCGGGCTCCCCGGCCTCGACCCGACGCTGTCGCGCCTCGTCGAGGTACCCGGTGCCGCCGCCGACGCGGGACACGCCCGCACGTGGCACGTGCTCGACTCCGGCTCCGCTCTCTCCGCCGGAGGGATCGAGCCGGTGGGCACCATCGTCGCGGTGCACGGCAACCCGACGTGGTCGTACCTCTGGCGCGCGTTGGTCGCCGCGTCGCTCGCCCGCGCCGAGGCGGGGCGCACGCCCTGGCGGGTCGTGGCCGTCGACCAGCTCGAGATGGGCTTCTCCGACCGCACGTCGCTGCGGCGCACGCTGGCCCAGCGCATCGCCGATCTCGACGCCGTGGTCGGCGCGCTCGACATCACGGGTCCGGTCGTCACGATCGGGCACGACTGGGGCGGGCCGGTGTCGCTCGGCTGGGCCGTCGAGAACCGCGACCGCCTCGCGGCCGTCATCGCGCTGAACACGGCGGTGCACCACCCCGACGGGGCGCCCCTGCCGTTCGCGCTGCGCGTGGCCACCGCCCGCGGGATGCTCGCCGCCGGCACCACCGGCACGACGGCGTTCCTCGACACCACGCTGGCCCTGGCCGATCTCGATCCCGCGGTGCGCGCGGCGTTCCGGGCGCCCTATGCCACGGTCGCCCGTCGCCGCGGCATCGGCGGGTTCGTCGCCGACATCCCCGCCACCGCGGCCGACGAGAGCACACCGGCGCTGCGCCGCCTGTCGGCGGGGCTTCGCGAGGTGACGGTGCCCGCACTGCTTCTGCGCGGTCCGAAAGACCCCGTGTTCGGCGAGGGCCACCTCGACGACCTCACCGAGCGCCTCCCGCACGCCGACGTGCACCGCTTCGAAGGCGCCGGCCACCTCATCGCCGAGGAACGTCCCTACGCCGAGGTCGTGCTCGACTGGCTCGACGAGAAGGGCGTGGCCACGGATGCCGCGGCCTCGGGCGCGGAGCCGGCCGCGGGCGTCGAGCCGGGCACGGCTGCAGAGCCCGCCCCCGGCGCTGACCCGGCCCCGGACGCACAGCCGGCCGCGAGCACGGCCGCCGCACCCGACACGGCGCCGACTGGTCGCCTGTGGGACGCCCTCGACGCCCGCCGCGACGACGACGACACCGCCGTGATCGACATGAGCACCTCCCGCGACGGCGCACCGCTGCGCGTGAGCTGGCGACAGCTCGCCACGCGCGTCGATGAGCTCGCCGCCGGGCTCGCCGCGTTCGGCGTCCGCGCGGGCGATCGCGTCTCGCTCCTCGTGCCGCCCGGTCCCACGCTCACCGCCGCGCTGTACGCGTGTCTGCGCATCGGCGCGGTCGTCGTCGTGGCCGACCGGGGCCTCGGCATCCGGGGTCTGTCCCGCGCCGTGCGCGGTGCCGTGCCCGACGTCGTCATCGGCGAGGTCGCGGGGCTTGCCGCCGCCCGCGCGCTCGGCTGGCCCGGCCGCCGGATCTCGGCGGCGTCCCTTCCTGCCGTCAGCGGGCGCGCCCTCGGCGTCGAAGCGAGCCTCTCCGATCTCGCCCGCGCCGGCCGTGGCCGGTCCCTTCCCGACGCCCCCGCCCCGGACGCCGACGCGGCCGTGCTGTTCACCTCGGGTTCCACGGGACCGGCGAAGGGCGTTGTGTATACGCACGCCCAACTCACGGCGCTGCGCGACACCCTCGCCGCGCACTTCGGGGTGACGGCTGACACGGGACTGGTGACCGGCTTCGCCCCGTTCGCTCTGCTCGGACCCGCCCTGGGCACGCGGTCGGCGACGCCCGACATGGACGTCTCCGCGCCCCGCACCCTGACCGCTGCCGCGGTCGCCGCCGCCGTCCGGGCCTCGGACGCGCGGATCGTCTTCCTCTCCCCCGCCGCGGTCGCCAACGTCGTCGCGACCGCCTCCGCACTGGACAGCGCCGACCGTGCAGCGCTGGAGCGCGTCGAGACGTTCCTGTCCACGGGCGCCCCCGTGAGCATCGAGCTGCTGTGCCAGGCTCAGGCGCTCATGCCGAACGCGACGGCGCATACCCCGTACGGCATGACCGAGTGCCTCCTCGTCGCGGACGTCACCCTGCCCGAGATCGAGCAGGCGGCGGGCGACCGCGGCGTCTGCGTCGGACGACCCCTCGGCACGGGCCAGGTGCGCATCTCGGCGATCGACGACGAGGGCCGCGCGACGGGCGACCC is a genomic window containing:
- a CDS encoding DUF4129 domain-containing protein; its protein translation is MTPALAAVTAVFPLLPDPDQAREWAERELNDPAYRAAEPTIIDRASQAVASFIRDLLTPSDGADWGPPALIVLAILLAGGVIVALLIWGRPRRVVRAGPAARALFDGDDVRSADELRREATEAAARGSWDTAIVLRFRALARGLFERGLVDPPPGATARAFARAAGAALPAFAVSMDTAAASFDDVRYLRRPGTAEGYRAIAELDDATIRARALTDGAVAAP
- a CDS encoding DUF4350 domain-containing protein codes for the protein MSATTAPSRARTGRRGALGWIALVMALALVALVGGSLVYGGYQRRAVLDPDSAGPDGTRALVRVLEQQGVRVTIARDRAAAARALAAPDATLVMRDAPMLSDAALRDLAARARHTVLVEPRSRALDVLMNGSSLGGIARDEAVAPACEVPAARRAGDARATELLVPGIGVTGCYPVDGEFALLTRERDGRTVTALDGLAVLTNAALPLDGDAALAIGVLGQSETLVWYVPSPSDADEGTAAPTLAELTPSWVTPSILLLLTAALAAAIWRGRRFGPLVTERLPVTVRANETTEGRARLYAASGDAAHALGELRRAARVRLGRLLGLAAHAPAVDVADAVADRLRADRFVVRGILVDDIPRTDRELVAAADRLRDLEASVRAAVRTEGTTR
- a CDS encoding AAA family ATPase — translated: MTDSPETPTTTPTPDATTDAPGHDVLRESMHRVRLEVGKAVVGQDGTVTGLLIALLARGHVLLEGVPGVAKTLLVRSFSRALGLDTHRVQFTPDLMPGDVTGSLVYDARAGEFEFRAGPVFTHVLLADEINRTPPKTQAALLEAMEERQVSSDGVSRPLPDPFLVAATQNPIEHEGTYTLPEAQLDRFLLKLVVDLPGRDAEVDVLRRHASGFDPRRLDEAGVAPAITGPEILAAQRAAASVAVDDDVLGYVVDLARATRQSPSVLLGVSPRATTGLLAAAKAWAWLSGYPAITPDHVQTMLVPVWRHRIRLRPEAEIEGVSVDAILTSVLQQTRVPL
- a CDS encoding DUF58 domain-containing protein — protein: MVVTGRLALLVALGVVPLVLLSTAGTPAWAVAGGWVVLCGALAATDAFLAADPRRVEVTRSLPERALRDEPVVGELRVRNLGTRTLRALVRDAWQPTAGAPEERMTFTVPPGERRTATLPLLPRRRGELRSAFVVVRSAGPLGIAGRQAVVDAPGRIRVLPPFTSRRHLPSRLARLRELDGNTTLQVRGQGTEFDSLREYVRGDDVRSIDWRATARAGTTMLRTWRPERDRHVVIVIDTGRTAAARVGDGVRLDAAMEAALLLSVLATRAGDHVHLLMFDRVTRARVTRVDGAQLLPRVVDAMAGVDPQLIDTDWDAAFAQVRALAMRPALVVLLTAADDPEAARAFLASLPAVAARSRLLVATATDGPGEVPEHHDAADVYAAAAIERARHDADRVRGGVVRAGGDAVSASADDLPPLVADRYLALKAAGWL
- a CDS encoding 3-oxoacyl-ACP synthase III, which gives rise to MPGNATTRFDDVALVSVASVLPGRVTTSDDIEDRLAPALHRLKLKPGLLRRVAGVNERRNWAAGESSDEATIAAGKQALAEAGVDPREVGLIINTSVTRKHLEPSVAVRLHHGLGLPSSAINFDVANACLGFINGMSLAAGMIQSGQVKYALIVNGEDADEIQVNTINRLVREDLDRDAFMQEFASLTLGSGAAAAVLGRASDHPEGHRLVGGVTRAATQFYDLCVGSVDGMFTDAKALLKGGLDLVVSAWKEAKGEFSWTGMDRYITHQVSSVHTSAIVRAAKLDRSRVPVTYPHLGNVGPASIPITLVDEQKTLRRGDRVLLMGVGSGLNTGMLELAW
- a CDS encoding alpha/beta fold hydrolase, whose translation is MRVTALDATLPPAGLPGLDPTLSRLVEVPGAAADAGHARTWHVLDSGSALSAGGIEPVGTIVAVHGNPTWSYLWRALVAASLARAEAGRTPWRVVAVDQLEMGFSDRTSLRRTLAQRIADLDAVVGALDITGPVVTIGHDWGGPVSLGWAVENRDRLAAVIALNTAVHHPDGAPLPFALRVATARGMLAAGTTGTTAFLDTTLALADLDPAVRAAFRAPYATVARRRGIGGFVADIPATAADESTPALRRLSAGLREVTVPALLLRGPKDPVFGEGHLDDLTERLPHADVHRFEGAGHLIAEERPYAEVVLDWLDEKGVATDAAASGAEPAAGVEPGTAAEPAPGADPAPDAQPAASTAAAPDTAPTGRLWDALDARRDDDDTAVIDMSTSRDGAPLRVSWRQLATRVDELAAGLAAFGVRAGDRVSLLVPPGPTLTAALYACLRIGAVVVVADRGLGIRGLSRAVRGAVPDVVIGEVAGLAAARALGWPGRRISAASLPAVSGRALGVEASLSDLARAGRGRSLPDAPAPDADAAVLFTSGSTGPAKGVVYTHAQLTALRDTLAAHFGVTADTGLVTGFAPFALLGPALGTRSATPDMDVSAPRTLTAAAVAAAVRASDARIVFLSPAAVANVVATASALDSADRAALERVETFLSTGAPVSIELLCQAQALMPNATAHTPYGMTECLLVADVTLPEIEQAAGDRGVCVGRPLGTGQVRISAIDDEGRATGDPTTATGVTGEIVISAPHLKRGYFRLYLTDREARRGLADRWHRTGDVGHLDADGRLWVEGRLPHVITTADGPVTPVGIEQDAETVPDVVRAAAVGVGPVGRQVVVVVVEAGARRPGLASPELTAAVRTSTEQTVAAVLVAPTLPTDIRHNSKIDRSRLAAWAEHLLAGEKPTAP